From Pseudoalteromonas sp. R3, one genomic window encodes:
- the flhB gene encoding flagellar biosynthesis protein FlhB produces MAEDSGQERTEEPTDKKISDARKKGQVARSKELGTTFVLIFSAVALLLYGPDIAKGLYNMMGRMFTLNRNETYDTTKMFSVWGDAFSEIIFPLSMFVLIIMVAGIIGNTLLGGFNFSWQAAAPKPSKMSPMKGIKRMFGPQAAVELVKSILKFVLVAGFAILLIKMFFYEILHLSIEQIPGSILHSLEILAWMFLALSCTMIIISAIDAPYQSYNHHKQLKMTLQEVKDEYKNSEGDPQIKARIRRTQREMSQRRMMQEVPDADVVVTNPTHYSVALKYDTEKAGAPMVIAKGVDELAMQIRKIAKGNEVPIVESPVLTRSLYHTTEVGDQIPQQLFTAVAQVLAYVFQLKKFNKGRGKRPVALKKDLPIPDELKH; encoded by the coding sequence ATGGCAGAAGATTCTGGTCAGGAACGTACGGAAGAACCCACAGACAAGAAAATTTCTGACGCCCGAAAGAAAGGCCAGGTTGCTCGCTCAAAAGAGCTGGGTACGACGTTCGTGCTCATATTCTCGGCCGTTGCATTGTTGCTGTACGGACCTGACATTGCCAAAGGCCTGTATAACATGATGGGTCGCATGTTTACACTGAACCGCAATGAAACTTATGACACCACTAAAATGTTTTCTGTCTGGGGTGATGCATTTTCTGAGATCATCTTTCCGCTCAGTATGTTCGTTTTGATTATTATGGTAGCCGGTATCATTGGCAACACTCTGTTAGGCGGTTTTAATTTCAGCTGGCAGGCTGCGGCACCTAAGCCGAGTAAAATGTCACCAATGAAAGGCATCAAGCGGATGTTTGGGCCTCAGGCGGCCGTAGAGCTGGTCAAATCTATCCTCAAATTTGTGCTGGTGGCCGGATTTGCAATTTTGCTTATCAAGATGTTCTTTTATGAGATACTCCATTTAAGTATTGAGCAAATTCCAGGCAGTATTTTGCACTCACTGGAAATTCTCGCCTGGATGTTTCTGGCACTGAGCTGCACTATGATCATTATTTCCGCCATTGACGCACCTTATCAGAGCTACAATCATCACAAACAGCTCAAGATGACGCTACAAGAGGTAAAAGACGAGTATAAGAACTCGGAAGGTGACCCCCAGATCAAGGCCCGTATTCGGCGTACACAGCGAGAAATGTCTCAGCGACGCATGATGCAGGAAGTACCCGATGCCGACGTGGTTGTAACCAACCCAACCCACTATTCTGTGGCGCTTAAGTATGACACTGAAAAAGCAGGGGCACCTATGGTCATCGCTAAAGGGGTTGATGAACTGGCGATGCAGATCCGTAAAATAGCCAAAGGTAATGAGGTCCCGATTGTTGAGTCGCCTGTTTTGACTCGTTCCCTGTACCATACCACAGAAGTGGGCGACCAAATCCCACAACAGCTGTTCACTGCCGTGGCACAGGTACTGGCCTATGTATTCCAGTTGAAAAAGTTCAATAAAGGGCGAGGCAAGCGACCCGTAGCCCTGAAAAAAGACCTCCCTATTCCAGATGAACTAAAACACTAA
- the fliR gene encoding flagellar biosynthetic protein FliR has translation MEYPLAIIIQWLSDYMLPFVRISSMIMIMAGLGAQSVPTRVKLALSIVVTVAVVPAIPQTQFTDLFSFAMILVVTHEMIVGVAIGFASVLLLNTFIVAGQILAMQTGLGFASVVDPANGLSVPAVGQFYLILATLLFFVFNGHLMMINMVVYSFQTWPIDGNWWVADNYWLIVTWGSWLFATALALSLAPLTAMLLINLSFGIMTRAAPQMNIFSVGFAFTMVAGLLIIWMTMGNFVIQYEFQWLKMTELMCNLIGCTV, from the coding sequence ATGGAGTACCCCTTAGCAATCATCATACAGTGGCTGAGCGACTACATGCTACCGTTTGTCCGGATCAGCTCCATGATCATGATTATGGCCGGTCTGGGTGCCCAAAGTGTCCCAACCCGGGTGAAGCTTGCCCTCTCAATTGTGGTGACTGTGGCGGTTGTGCCTGCCATTCCTCAGACTCAGTTTACTGACTTATTTTCCTTCGCCATGATATTGGTAGTGACACATGAAATGATTGTCGGGGTTGCAATTGGCTTTGCCTCGGTATTGTTGCTAAATACTTTTATCGTTGCGGGCCAGATCCTGGCAATGCAAACAGGGTTAGGTTTTGCGTCTGTGGTTGACCCCGCGAATGGTCTGAGTGTGCCAGCCGTGGGTCAGTTTTATCTGATCCTGGCGACTTTATTGTTTTTTGTCTTCAATGGCCATCTGATGATGATCAACATGGTGGTCTATAGCTTTCAGACCTGGCCTATCGATGGTAACTGGTGGGTGGCCGATAACTACTGGTTGATAGTTACCTGGGGGAGCTGGCTGTTTGCTACCGCACTGGCGTTGTCTTTGGCACCTTTGACTGCCATGCTACTGATTAACTTGTCATTTGGCATAATGACCCGAGCTGCACCGCAGATGAATATTTTCTCTGTGGGGTTTGCGTTTACTATGGTGGCTGGCTTGTTGATCATCTGGATGACGATGGGCAACTTTGTGATTCAATACGAGTTCCAGTGGCTGAAAATGACAGAGCTGATGTGTAACCTGATTGGTTGCACGGTGTAA
- the fliQ gene encoding flagellar biosynthesis protein FliQ, whose protein sequence is MEPEVFVDILSDSLFIVIKLVTAIVLPGLMIGLVVAVFQAATSINEQTLSFLPRLIITIVALIFGGHWMVQVLMDFFNQLVLQIPEIAG, encoded by the coding sequence ATGGAACCAGAAGTTTTTGTCGACATTCTCAGTGACTCGCTCTTTATTGTTATCAAATTAGTAACCGCAATTGTACTACCCGGTCTGATGATAGGTTTGGTGGTCGCGGTTTTCCAGGCTGCAACATCGATTAACGAACAAACTCTGAGCTTTTTGCCCAGGCTCATCATCACCATTGTGGCACTGATTTTCGGTGGCCACTGGATGGTGCAAGTGCTGATGGACTTCTTCAACCAGTTGGTACTCCAAATCCCCGAAATTGCAGGGTAG